CATAAGAACTATGTACACTGGCATTTTAGTAATAcatattaaacttttatttatatcttcTGAAACTGTGGGGTTGACAGTATGTTGGCTAGCAGGGTTTTGGTAGGCAACAGTTGCAAGTAAACACAGTTATTCTGGCATCCTTTTGCTAAGGAAAATGTTCAGATTGAAAGCTGATACATATTCAAAAATAGCAAATAatgcaaaatacaaattgttgtattactttatttaaagtttgaagCAGATCTTAGTTCTAAAACgtttttaatgaaactttTTCGCTACACAAAATTGAAGCAAATGTTGTATTCTCAGTATGTTGGCTAGTAGTAGTTGAGTAGGCAACAGTTGCAAGTGAAAACATTTCATCTGGCACCCTTTTGCTATAGAAAATGTATAGATTTGATACAAGTACACCTTTGAAGATAGCAAATAATGCAAATTTGGATTGAGATCCATACAAAAACATGTGGCGTTTTATAGCACCTTTGCGCCCTATAAAACAACTCAAGATtccaaaatgttatttttgtggaCACATCACGTGTTTAATTTGGTAAAATGTTGTATTCTCAGTATGTTGGCTAGTAAGAGTTGAGTAGGCAACAGTTGCAAGTGAACACATTTCATCTGGCACCTTTTTGCTACAGAAAATGTACAGATTTATAACTGATACACCTTCGATACTAGCAAATAAtgcttgttttatttaatatgatgCGTTTCAaagatatattattaattactttaataataaCTGAAATTAGTGATACTAATAATCtgttaaacattatttaatggTACATTGATTGTtactaatttaagttttgaagAGATCTTATCAATTTTTGATGTTATGACTTGGTCATAACAGATGGAATGAACTAGTCATTTATCTATAAAACACTTCCCATATTAACTGGAAATGCTACTAGAAACATGTTTTTACAAGTTCCCATCGATAACTGATCAAATTGATGTTGATATGTAAGGGTATTTGATACTTTCAAGATGTCTAACCATCTGCTATACTTGGGTTAGCCAAATTTCCCGGAATAAGACACGAGATGGGATACTTACCGAACGAAGGCAAAACCGCGGCTTTCGCGCGTGTAGCGATCCCTGGGTATGTAAATGTCGCCTACCTCGCCGCATCTTTCAAAGACCCGACGCAGATCCTCCGGCGTGGTGCGGTATGTGAGATTGTCGACCTGCGGGATATCAATACGCTCACATTGATTTACATTCCGAAAAGAGGTTATCTAACCCGGCAACGTTGCCAGCCGGCCGCCATTTTGTAAgcgatttcttttttttcacagATACTTGCCTTTAGCGAGACCATTCCATCGATTCTGGGCGGCGGACGCGCTGCGCCCAATCCCCCGGCACTTGCACCGTTACTCATTATCTATATtgagattttaattatttcccaaaacacaCGTCTGTTCAGAGCAAGTTTATTTGGCGACAAATTTTTTCACTCTGCTAAAATGGCGTCCGGCACCAGTGACGTTGCTTCAGTGTGACTGCACCTTGACGTAGAGCTGTCAAAACATCGATGGAACTATCGATGGTTGGGTTAAAATAATCGATTGTTTTTAGCTATCACGATAGTATtgggaaaaatgtttttaagcaatttcCAATATACCAAAATCCCAAACAGCACATCCGAGCGAAAGgattgaaaatttagaaagatAGAAACAGCGAATGCCACTAATGTCATATTTCCACAAAGTCCGTATTGGTTGGTATTATTGACATatgtgaaactccgatttccacagagcacatccaccaTCAAACTTCCCATAACAGCTGATCTGAATAGCCGTagtgctctgtggaaatcggagtttcacatttgtCAAATATAAACACTACAcacttatattatttaaagtttcaGAAAGCGTAATAGCGTTTTTaatgtaaacatttatttttattttgcacacAAAATCTGGATATAAAAATGTCTTTTCAAAACAttgggaaaaaattataatcgaaaaaagtatatacataataacataatattacatttgtttattgctTAAAATCTGCCATCGGACTATTAGTTGATTATAACCAGCATTAACATTAGtacataaacatttaaatattttaactagcTCAAATAAAGAAGCTGCATTCAGACTAATAGTATCAAAggattaatatgtttttttttttagaataataataaaactgaatatacttgaatttaattatcttttgAGGTCTGCCACTAGGCCCCACTGTACCTTCACCTATCGATACCCCGATAACATTTCATACTTGTGACAACCCTGACTCGATGCGTGGCTTGAAACgtgtaaaaataatagaacATTGCTAATTCCGAGCACTGCATTAATTGTTTAGGTAGCGAATTACACCTGCAGGTCACCAGGTGGTAACCACTGCCACCAGCAAGAGATTTTCGTCCGAGGAAATAGAGAAAAACTGAGTTTAAACTAAGTTGGCCAGGCCATAGCACACACAAGAACGAACCATAACACTAGTGTGGACCCCATTAAGTCGAAAGTCTGGCTTTAACCCCCACCCCCCGGCCACCAACTATTCAAGTGTGTGTGATTCTTAGTGCCATTGCCATTCCCGTATTTCCATTTTCAATCCCGAAACGACCGCGTGTGTTCTGTGTGAGTGCGGGAGCATCAAGAAGAAGCAGCCGTTTGAAGGAGGGCGAAAGTGTGTCGCGTGAAAAAAGCGAGAGATTTTCATCGAAAAACAGAGAAACCGCACCGCATCGGAACGATGGCCGCCCAGGAAAACACGGAGATCAGCACAAAGTTCTCCACGCTGAATGTGAACGCGGTGGAGTTTGTGCCCAGTTTCAGTTACAACAGCGTGGccgcagcggcggcagcagttGTGGTCGCagcggaggaggcggaggccCAGGCGCCGACCCCGCCCCCCACTGCCACGGATCCAGGTCCGGGTCCCGCCTCAGGATCCGCCACGCCAGCCACCACACCCGACTCCACCGGCAGCGGGGGATCTACAGCGGGCGCAGCTCCCCCTCCTCCCCAAGCGGCGGCGGGTGCGGATGCACCGCCCACTTCCTCCTCTAATTCCGCATCGCCAGCGCCGGGTTCGCCTGCCACCACGCCTTCTGCGGCAACGGCAGCAGCTCCAACGCCCATCGAAGGTCTCAACCCCTCGGACAAAATCGCAAACAATGGTAAATAGAGCCCCCGAACCCAAACTCCCTAAAACCCCCCTCCGAACCCCACCGTCCACGTCCATTGAACTCTTCCCCTGTGACGTCAACAAAGAAGCGTGTTATTGTTGCTACCTGCTGTTGGGGAGACCAGTGTGAAAGAAAGGAGGGGAAGGGTAAAAGAAAGGAAAGCCCCGAAGAAAGGTTGCATTCGTTCGGTTCAGTTTAGGTTATTATCGGTGTCCGCACATAACCTCAATCTGCGTCAGTGCTGCAGTCGGCGTCGCATGTGTTGCTTGCTTTATTCGATTTGTGGGCTTTATTTTGACTTTAAACAAATGGCTAATCTCTTTTTGGCCTGGGCGCAAAAACCACCGTTGGTCAGGGCCTTTTCTTTCACCGCTTTTCACGCCGTCGTGTCGCCAGCGGTGGCTCATGGCAGAGATGCGCAGATCGCGACCAGTCACTTTATagtaaaataacatttttctaaacaATTATGTTGTCgaattttggtttttcaaaCCACTCTCCTAAATTATGAATTGAGATCATTCAGTAGTCAAACCTATTTAACTAATTTCGTTCTTACGgttattttagaaattataaGCCTGAAATAGTAATTATGAATAATGTCAACAGTAAAAGTACTGAATTAGTCATTACATCgatatttactttatattgCTTGCAATTATTCAAGAATTTGTACGCCTGGAATTACTCTATACCTTTGATAGAAAGAAAGATAGAAAGTTTAATTTGGAGTCGGTatctaacatttttattgtaataaccagaaaaaatatttctactatataaattgtttggacgttgtattatttatttattgactaATTTATGTGGTTCTTTCTAATGCCCTAAAACTCGATTATTTTAATGTAGTGCTTTGGTTACTATTCTGAAAATTCCTTATCTGTAATTTCGTgagaaaccttttttttgcaaatatcttcttgcacttaaaaaaaacaaaccaattgTTACTTCTTGCTTCTGACTTATTCATAATACCACGAAATATATTGCACAAATAACAGTCACTTGATGCGCTGTGTCCATTCACGGCGCAGATCTAGCGGCCACTCACACTCTTGCCATTCGCCCGGCGACGCCAACGAGCAGCTGTTTGCGCTGCCATTTTACTCCCGCTACTCTTTGTGCCGCCGTTTATTTGGCCATTTGCCTCGCTCTATTCGCACTCACACTCGCAAATGACCCCCAATCGCTGTGTTTTTGACACGTTTGCGTTTTTGCCAATCGTTTATTGGAGCCTCTGTTGCGCCCAGCTTCGCTTCGCGGACTGGAATGAAGTGGAATAGCATGGGCGTCCGTTCAGCTGGCTCACTCGTTATCGCAACGACTCCACTACCGCCACGTTGTAGTTGTTTGGCCCGAATGGAAGCGCTTAGTGCAGCTCGCCGGCGGTTGAAACCGCTTTGAACCCGATTCCGCTTCCATGGCGTTTGGCTGTGCGGCAGCTGAAACGACTAAAAATGTGCTGTTGGCTCTTACACTTTCGCGCGATCGCAGCTCGCTCAACCATCCGCTCCTGTTACCAATCCCATTCGCTTTTTAGTTTATTGTACCGCCATCATGAGTAAGGGCGCCGGTTCTCGCTACATTGTGTCCAAGAAACCATCGACGTCGAAGTGGAGAAAAAGTTAGTAGGCGGTAGTCGGGATAAGTCTATATGTTTGTCAGGATCCAGCAATTCAACCTCGAAACCAACCCATCTCTTCAAATGGTATCTCCTGTAAGACAAAAGTTCGGGATCCTAACATTAGAAATCCACCTTCAATCGAGCACGTTGTCACCAGCACTCCGATCCGGCACATGACTCATCCGGCTGGCTATAGCCAGTAATTACCAATTAGCATGCGGCCGCCAGGTCAAACACGGCGAGAGCATGTGGTAGTAGTTACCAGACTAACACCGATTGCCAATGAATGaagtatatatgtaaataagaGAGGCACACATTAACTTGGTAACAAATGAATTCCCAATCCAGTGTTTTTCCAAGCAAAGTTTCTCTAAAAgctgaattaaatttattaaaacactAAATTTGAACTGAAAAGTATTTGCACGGGTgtctttttttcaaattaaaaacgtacttcataaaactatttgaaagtttattttgttaattgtttgACAGTGTTACAAAAAAGATACAAGATATTTAACCAAAATAGCAAGTATGTCACTTAGAAAATAGTCACGTTTCAACCTTCGAAATGCACAATACATTTGCACAGGCTTCTCTTTGTAAGAATAGAGAAAGTTCAAATAAGATATTACACTACCGTATCTATACAAATGTTCGAtgatgtggatgattttaatAAGACAACATGAGaataaaatttccatttattCCGTTAAAACTAGATTAATCTAGACTGAGACTTTTGAAGGCACTATTTTAGAGAAcgccaataaaaattattcttagATTACTCTGATGCTTAggcaaaaatttttttcaaaatttttaaattaataacaaatagGCATTGTGGCTTACGGTTAAACAatgtatacattttgtttCCATTAACCATGAATTTTGGTAATAAATCCCAAACAAACATAACCGCATTTCGTGCTGGCACAACTATTTctgaaaaaacaaacaagcatGGATATTCTCGGATTTCTATGATATCCTGTTTCCCAGCAACTTGACATTCTCACAATTACCGTGGAATCCCCCATAAATGATTTAACTAAtgactatttattattttttagaaaccGATCCCGCTGACAGCTGGGATGTGGACGATGCAGTGATCACACCCGAGGACGAGGAGGTGGAGGATGCCGAGTTCACAGAGGGCGAGGCCACGCCCAAAGTGTCCAAGAAGAAGGTGGTCAAAGTGGAGGAAAACAGAAGCAAGCGTGAGCACGTGAATGTAGTGTTCATTGGCCATGTTGGTGAGTTACCGTGACTTATGCGGCTGCTGTCAAAATTCCCGCTTATTACATGGTGATTTCCCATCGCTTAGATGCTGGCAAGTCAACAATCGGCGGACAAATCATGTCGCTCACAGGTATGGTAGACAAGCGGACGCTGGAGAAGTACGAGCGGGAGGCGCGTGAGAAGTCGCGCGAGAGTTGGTACTTGTCCTGGGCGCTGGACACCAACCAGGAGGAGCGCGACAAGGGCAAGACCGTCGAGGTGGGGCGCGCCTTCTTTGAGACGGACCGCAAGCACTTCACCATCCTGGACGCGCCCGGCCACAAGAGCTTCGTGCCGAACATGATCGGAGGGGCGGCGCAGGCCGATCTCGCCGTGCTGGTCATCTCGGCGCGAAAGGGTGAATTCGAGACGGGCTTCGACCGCGGCGGACAGACCCGCGAGCACGCCATGTTGGCCAAGACCGCCGGCGTCAAGCATCTGGTCGTGCTGGTCAACAAAATGGATGACCCCACGGTCAGTTGGGATCAGACGCGCTACAACGAATGTAAAGACAAGATACTACCATACCTCAAGAAGCTGGGCTTCAACCCGGCCAAGGACCTTACCTTTATGCCTTGCTCGGGTCTCAGCGGCTACGGGCTGAAGGACCAAGTCCCGGAGACGCTCTGCTCCTGGTACCGGGGGCCCGCCTTCATTCCGTTCATCGACGAGCTGCCGTCGCTCAACCGCAAGTCTGACGGACCCTTCATCATGCCCATCGTAGACAAGTATAAGGACATGGGCACCGTGGTGATGGGCAAGGTTGAGTCCGGAACGGCGCGCAAAGGCCAGAACCTGTTGGTGATGCCAAATAGGGTGAGTTTTTGCAGTTTAAAACTAGCCGACATTTGAGTGGGCACTAATTTAACGTTTCTTATAGACGCAAGTGGCGGTGGATCAGTTGTTTTCCGACGACTTTGAAGTCACATCTGTTGGTCCCGGCGAGAACGTGAAAATCAAGCTGAAAGTAAGtgcataattaataataatttattaatagatTAATATCGTACGGAAGAAATAAGTTACGCTCAGTTCAGTGACAATTATTTACATTAGAATTGATAATAGACTATTAAGATAATTCATTTGTCTCATCGAAAAACAACACAaagattttgtatttaaaataaatcaggAACTGAATAATACTTTACAgcctaaattaattttttgaaaacattttaatctCTAACAACATTTATATCTAACTTTTCTCTAAGTAAGCAATACATTGGTTTTACATGTTAAACACTCATTACCTGTTGATTTAATTAATCTTTATTCTACCATTTTTTAAGGGCATTGAGGAGGAGGATGTCTCGCCAGGTTTTGTGCTCTGCGATGCAGCCAATCCCATTAAGACGGGAAAAATCTTTGATGCTCAGGTCGTAATTTTAGAACACAAATCAATTATCTGTGCGGGTTATTCGGCTGTCATGCACATACACTGCGCTGCCGAAGAGGTCACAGTGAAGGTGAGTTTTCATTTTGCTCCCATAGAGTACATATAAACTAAATtacataaattgtttatttgccATAGGCCCTCATTTGCTTGGTCGATAAAAAGACTGGCGACAAATCAAAAACACGTCCACGGTTCGTTAAGCAGGATCAGGTTGCAATTATGCGTATAGAGTGCTCCGGAATGATTTGCCTTGAACAGTTTAAGCTTTTCCCTCAAATGGGCCGTTTTACGCTCAGAGATGAAAGtaagttttctgtttttctgtaTCAATCAAAAAATTCGCCTAACCGTTTTTCCTAACTTTCAGACAAAACCATTGCCATCGGCAAGGTGCTGAAGGTGGTCGAATAAATTGAGCCAAGCTGAATTCGAGCACCCGCCTTTTACTGCGATTTTTGAGATAGCATTGCACGCCCGACAAGAgaaacaaccacaacaacaacaacaacaacagcaacgccACGCCACGCTTTCTTCACATTTGACAAATCCACAAAAACAGTTCACACCCACGCTCGAGCTCTAACTCACATCTGGTTACTTTCCTTTATACCAGCAATAGCAATTGATTATACATTGATAAAAAGAAGGTTGAATAGGATTCGAATCGAAATGGAACGGCAATGTAGGCATTATAAGAAGAGGCAGGCGGAATTAATTTACAACCCCGATACTCGGACGGAGAGTTCAGAGATAGAAACAGAAATGCATTATATACGAAATATAAACTATATTATGTATAACTAAGCAGCAAAGTCGATGCAGCGAACGCGAAACAAGAtgaactatttatatatacataatgTATGCGAGGGAAAATAAGTTGGAGAAACGCCGCGATGATAACTGATCAGGCATTAATTGATTCTTGGTACGATTATGTTGTTGAGGCCCACTCTCAAGGATATTGAGCATTAGTTGCCGTCGtcgttttattttggtttactACTTTTGTATAAACTGTAAGCATTAAATAGCGTACACGTACATGCCTAAATCGCGCGCAAGTCGTGAACTTTTTTAACACTAAAACTAAAGCTGCAAGCTAcccaatttttgtatttgtacaAGCGAAAAGCAAAGTCCCCGACCCTTCTCACCCATTCAGCTTCCTGTATGCGCCTTCAAATTgcaaatttgttaaaataccCTGCAAATACAATACGATATTTCTTCTCTTCTCTTTTACATGATATAATCTAAAtgctttaattttagttaaagCTTAAGGAACATGGAGTATAGTTGGTTTGATTTGTAAGCTCAAAATTGAACATTAAAGAACACGACAAAGAATGCATAACAGAGAAACAAGCATTAAACATCCTATtgttaactttaattttagcCCCTCTGATAATTCACTTTATTTGGctgattacaaaaaaaaaattaaattttgtataatttagtTAATTGAAGAATTCGTGCACGTCAATCACGAGACCCACTTATGAAAGAATAAAATGCCTTTTGCTACCAAGCAGAACAAAAACAGATGTTATcaacgatttttatttaattttaccttTTATTTTACACTCATCTGGACCCAGGACCAAGGCGGTTTCAAAACATTCACCCCCCAATTATTCAAGATCTGTCTTCCCCtctaattatttgaaattcagTCTTTGTTGAAACTTAAAGTTGTTGTCCCTACCTTCACAAGTAaaggaataataataaataatatcaatTAAGCAAGTTGAGCAGTCCCCATGTctaagttaatttaattaactgaaaaatacttaaatcGGTGACATATTTTGTGAAGGACTTAAACCTGCTTTGAACGCTTTTCGCAGCCTCCTACGAATCGAACTCATATTATTGTATTAATACTAAGTGCGATATAATTGTTGACAACGCggaaacttatttaaaatgtttcacaCATACACACCCGACACTGACACTCAACACTCAACCAAACCATACGCGAAGACAGAACGGAAGTCAAAAACTACGCCACTGAGGAAAAGGAGCGATTGTAATAATAGAAATTATATAGACAAAACGGGAATATTTATACTGAAAACGAAATtcaaatgtattattattatacatatacacatgaaatgaagaaaaaccaaacgatttgcataaatttgaacattttttatcaataaaagcgaaaagaaaattaagaaaaggATGAAGACTAAAGAATCGAATTTACCGagttttatttgataatataGGTTAACTGCCGAATCGTTCTTTGTTCCTTTCCATTTTACAAACCCAGGCCAAACTTTTTCTATTTATACAAACCCTTTTTGGAAATctaatcatttaaaaaaaatatttcgtggTAATATGcatgtttttagtttcattttattatttatttacatacgtaaaaataaattcatttaatgattttaatcTAAGCGTCTTgcaatatattaattgttcTTAGCGCGTAATAGaagtaatacaaaaattttacacTGAAACACGAAATTGGATAGTTGAAATCCATTAGCGAATATCCTATTGAAAAACGGGAGGTTTGTATTGGCTTcacccgtttttttttttacaaaaacttaCTCTAGGAATGTGCTTGGTTTTATTGAATACTCGAAACTGGTGTGCATTATATGAATCTACTCCTTATAACTGAGTATCACGGTTGGTTTGCCTCTTCAGTATTAGTCCCGGTCGGATTTCTTGGCCAGGAGCGGAGTAATGGGCTGGTCCCTTCTGTTGGCACGTTCCTCCTCTTTAGCCTCCTTATCGCCGTAAATGTCGAGTGTCCGTCCGTAGTACCAAACAAGGTAATCGAAGAACAGTCCCATGAAGGTGAGCACTGCAATTTTAGAAGGATATGTAAGAAAACTAGTTTAAAAGAACATTTATTTGATATAGTTTTAGCCA
This genomic stretch from Drosophila gunungcola strain Sukarami unplaced genomic scaffold, Dgunungcola_SK_2 000001F, whole genome shotgun sequence harbors:
- the LOC128261367 gene encoding eukaryotic peptide chain release factor GTP-binding subunit ERF3A isoform X1, with translation MAAQENTEISTKFSTLNVNAVEFVPSFSYNSVAAAAAAVVVAAEEAEAQAPTPPPTATDPGPGPASGSATPATTPDSTGSGGSTAGAAPPPPQAAAGADAPPTSSSNSASPAPGSPATTPSAATAAAPTPIEGLNPSDKIANNETDPADSWDVDDAVITPEDEEVEDAEFTEGEATPKVSKKKVVKVEENRSKREHVNVVFIGHVDAGKSTIGGQIMSLTGMVDKRTLEKYEREAREKSRESWYLSWALDTNQEERDKGKTVEVGRAFFETDRKHFTILDAPGHKSFVPNMIGGAAQADLAVLVISARKGEFETGFDRGGQTREHAMLAKTAGVKHLVVLVNKMDDPTVSWDQTRYNECKDKILPYLKKLGFNPAKDLTFMPCSGLSGYGLKDQVPETLCSWYRGPAFIPFIDELPSLNRKSDGPFIMPIVDKYKDMGTVVMGKVESGTARKGQNLLVMPNRTQVAVDQLFSDDFEVTSVGPGENVKIKLKGIEEEDVSPGFVLCDAANPIKTGKIFDAQVVILEHKSIICAGYSAVMHIHCAAEEVTVKALICLVDKKTGDKSKTRPRFVKQDQVAIMRIECSGMICLEQFKLFPQMGRFTLRDENKTIAIGKVLKVVE
- the LOC128261367 gene encoding eukaryotic peptide chain release factor GTP-binding subunit ERF3A isoform X2 — encoded protein: MSKGAGSRYIVSKKPSTSKWRKKTDPADSWDVDDAVITPEDEEVEDAEFTEGEATPKVSKKKVVKVEENRSKREHVNVVFIGHVDAGKSTIGGQIMSLTGMVDKRTLEKYEREAREKSRESWYLSWALDTNQEERDKGKTVEVGRAFFETDRKHFTILDAPGHKSFVPNMIGGAAQADLAVLVISARKGEFETGFDRGGQTREHAMLAKTAGVKHLVVLVNKMDDPTVSWDQTRYNECKDKILPYLKKLGFNPAKDLTFMPCSGLSGYGLKDQVPETLCSWYRGPAFIPFIDELPSLNRKSDGPFIMPIVDKYKDMGTVVMGKVESGTARKGQNLLVMPNRTQVAVDQLFSDDFEVTSVGPGENVKIKLKGIEEEDVSPGFVLCDAANPIKTGKIFDAQVVILEHKSIICAGYSAVMHIHCAAEEVTVKALICLVDKKTGDKSKTRPRFVKQDQVAIMRIECSGMICLEQFKLFPQMGRFTLRDENKTIAIGKVLKVVE
- the LOC128261367 gene encoding eukaryotic peptide chain release factor GTP-binding subunit ERF3A isoform X3; its protein translation is MSLTGMVDKRTLEKYEREAREKSRESWYLSWALDTNQEERDKGKTVEVGRAFFETDRKHFTILDAPGHKSFVPNMIGGAAQADLAVLVISARKGEFETGFDRGGQTREHAMLAKTAGVKHLVVLVNKMDDPTVSWDQTRYNECKDKILPYLKKLGFNPAKDLTFMPCSGLSGYGLKDQVPETLCSWYRGPAFIPFIDELPSLNRKSDGPFIMPIVDKYKDMGTVVMGKVESGTARKGQNLLVMPNRTQVAVDQLFSDDFEVTSVGPGENVKIKLKGIEEEDVSPGFVLCDAANPIKTGKIFDAQVVILEHKSIICAGYSAVMHIHCAAEEVTVKALICLVDKKTGDKSKTRPRFVKQDQVAIMRIECSGMICLEQFKLFPQMGRFTLRDENKTIAIGKVLKVVE